One genomic segment of Oncorhynchus mykiss isolate Arlee chromosome 10, USDA_OmykA_1.1, whole genome shotgun sequence includes these proteins:
- the LOC110533669 gene encoding dolichyl-diphosphooligosaccharide--protein glycosyltransferase subunit STT3A gives MTKLGFLRLSYEKQDTLLKLLILSMAAILSFSTRLFSVLRFESVIHEFDPYFNYRTTRFLVEEGFYNFHNWFDDRAWYPLGRIIGGTIYPGLMITSAALYHVLNFFHITIDIRNVCVFLAPLFSSFTAIVTYHFTKELKDAGAGLLAAAMIAVVPGYISRSVAGSYDNEGIAIFCMLLTYYMWIKAVNTGSIYWSSMCALAYFYMVSSWGGYVFLINLIPLHVLVLMLTGRFSHRIYVAYCTVYCLGTILSMQISFVGFQPVQSSEHMAAFGVFGLCQIHAFVDYLRSKLNTQQFEVLFKSVISLVGFVLLSVGTVLMLTGKISPWTGRFYSLLDPSYAKNNIPIIASVSEHQPTTWSSYYFDLQLLVFMFPVGLYYCFNNLSDARIFIIMYGVTSMYFSAVMVRLMLVLAPVMCILSGIGVSQVLTTYMKNLDISRPDKKSKKQQDSTYPIKNEVASGMILVMTFFLITYTFHSTWVTSEAYSSPSIVLSARGGDGSRIIFDDFREAYYWLRHNTPEDAKVMSWWDYGYQITAMANRTILVDNNTWNNTHISRVGQAMASTEEKAYEIMRELDVSYVLVIFGGLTGYSSDDINKFLWMVRIGGSTDTGKHIKEHDYYTPTGEFRVDREGSPVLLNCLMYKMCYYRFGQVYTEAKRPPGYDRVRNAEIGNKDFELDVLEEAYTTEHWLVRIYKVKDLDNRGLSRT, from the exons ATGACGAAGTTGGGCTTCTTGCGGCTATCCTATGAAAAACAGGATACGCTGCTGAAGCTGCTCATCCTGTCTATGGCTGCAATCCTCT CCTTTTCCACCAGGCTTTTCTCTGTGTTGAGGTTTGAGAGTGTCATCCATGAGTTTGATCC GTACTTCAACTACCGGACAACACGTTTCTTGGTAGAGGAGGGATTCTACAACTTTCATAACTGGTTTGATGACCGGGCATGGTACCCTCTGGGGAGGATCATCGGTGGCACCATTTACCCAG GCCTGATGATCACATCTGCTGCCCTGTACCACGTCCTGAACTTCTTCCACATCACCATCGACATCCGTAACGTCTGCGTTTTCCTGGCTCCCCTTTTCTCCTCCTTCACTGCCATTGTCACCTACCACTTTACCAAGGAGCTCAAG GATGCAGGTGCTGGGCTCTTGGCTGCCGCCATGATAGCAGTGGTACCTGGCTACATTTCCCGTTCTGTTGCCGGCTCCTATGACAATGAAG GTATTGCTATATTTTGCATGCTGCTGACATACTACATGTGGATCAAGGCAGTCAATACAGGCTCCATCTACTGGTCCTCCATGTGTGCCCTGGCTTACTTTTATATG GTGTCCTCCTGGGGTGGCTATGTGTTCCTGATCAACCTCATCCCCCTCCACGTGCTTGTCCTCATGCTCACCGGCCGCTTCTCCCACCGTATTTACGTGGCCTACTGCACTGTCTACTGCCTGGGAACCATCctctccatgcagatctctttCGTCGGCTTTCAG CCTGTGCAGTCGTCTGAGCACATGGCAGCATTCGGGGTGTTTGGCCTGTGTCAGATCCATGCCTTTGTGGACTACCTGCGCAGCAAGCTGAACACTCAACAGTTTGAGGTCCTCTTCAAGAGCGTAATCTCCCTGGTGGGCTTCGTCCTGCTTTCTGTGGGCACCGTGCTCATGCTTACCG GGAAGATCTCCCCCTGGACGGGTCGTTTCTACTCGCTGCTGGACCCGTCCTATGCCAAGAACAACATCCCCATCATCGCCTCTGTGTCTGAGCACCAGCCCACCACCTGGTCCTCCTACTACTTTGACCTGCAGCTGCTTGTCTTCATGTTCCCAG TGGGTCTGTATTACTGCTTCAACAACTTGTCTGATGCCAGGATCTTCATCATTATGTACGGAGTCACCAGCATGTACTTCTCAGCTGTCATG GTGCGTCTGATGCTGGTCCTGGCCCCAGTCATGTGCATCCTGTCAGGCATTGGTGTGTCCCAGGTCCTCACCACCTACATGAAGAACCTGGATATCAGTCGGCCAGACAAGAAGAGCAAGAAGCAGCAGGACTCCACCTACCCCATCAAGAACGAG GTGGCCAGCGGGATGATTCTGGTCATGACCTTCTTCCTCATCACCTACACCTTCCACTCGACCTGGGTGACCAGCGAGGCctactcctccccctccatcgTCCTGTCAGCCCGCGGCGGAGACGGCAGCCGCATAATCTTTGATGACTTCAGAGAGGCCTACTACTGGCTCCGCCACAACACCCCAGAGGATGCTAAAGTGATGTCATGGTGGGATTACGGCTATCAGATAACAGCCATGGCTAATCGAACAATTCTAGTGGACAACAACACATGGAACAACACGCACATCTCCAGAGTTGGCCAG GCTATGGCGTCCACCGAGGAGAAGGCCTATGAGATCATGCGAGAGCTGGATGTCAGCTACGTCCTGGTCATTTTTGGTGGACTGACGGGATACTCCTCAGACG acATTAACAAGTTTCTGTGGATGGTGCGCATTGGGGGCAGCACAGACACAGGGAAGCACATCAAGGAGCACGACTACTACACCCCCACTGGAGAGTTCCGTGTGGACCGTGAGGGCTCCCCTGTCCTGCTCAACTGCCTTATGTACAAGATGTGCTACTACCGCTTCGGCCAGGTCTACACAGAGGCCA AGCGTCCCCCTGGCTATGATCGAGTGAGAAATGCTGAGATCGGCAACAAGGACTTTGAGCTGGATGTGCTGGAGGAGGCCTACACTACAGAGCACTGGCTGGTCAGGATATACAAG